The proteins below are encoded in one region of Methanoculleus taiwanensis:
- a CDS encoding bifunctional alpha,alpha-trehalose-phosphate synthase (UDP-forming)/trehalose-phosphatase — MNRLLIVSNRLPIKITKQKGDLSFERTAGGLATGVGSFYKSYNSLWIGWPAVNVRKNNLEEKNRICAALREEQCHPVYLSPYDVKNYYDGFCNNTIWPLFHYFNHLTEYDNHQWKVYKKVNEAFCETIVEVANPDDTIWVHDYHLMLLPQMLREHLPNAEIGFFLHIPFPSYEIFRLLPWRKEILEGLLGADLVGFHTYDYIRHFLSSVRRILGYEHSLGEVVTGNRVVRADMFPMGIDYQQFAGAVSEPAVQEEIARARGQYGDRKIILSFDRLDYTKGIPLRLEAFDAFLEKKPEYRGKVSFILVAVPSRTAIEHYQALKQQIDELVGRINGKYATTNWVPVHYFYNYLPFEALVANYKLADVALVTPIRDGMNLMAKEFVATKTDGRGVLILSEMAGAAPELGEAVIVNPNDREAVVEAIETALTMSEEEQTERNRIMQKRLRRYDVTNWAGDFINRLDDACLHQQTRSEQLLTAQMRERLLADYGAAGNRLILLDYDGTLVPFAAKPEKAVPDRAVREELARLSAVPKNEVVIISGRDRHTLESWFGATDVNFIAEHGVWIKEQNRDWVMQESLSNEWKEEVLPILELYADRTPGAFVEEKEYSLVWHYRKADPVLASLRAKELKDHLLHLTSNLNIAVMDGHKIIEAKSALINKGRAAHHWISKKPWDFILAIGDDRTDEDLFEALPESAYSIKVGQSASRARFNLTSQRDVLPLLRSCTACDEARAQEKKRPEKQKEKETVRSTPL; from the coding sequence ATGAACAGGTTACTGATAGTGTCAAACAGACTCCCGATAAAGATCACCAAGCAGAAAGGTGACCTTTCCTTTGAGCGTACCGCAGGGGGGCTTGCAACCGGCGTCGGATCGTTCTATAAGTCGTACAATAGCCTCTGGATAGGATGGCCAGCGGTGAACGTGCGGAAGAACAACCTCGAAGAGAAGAATCGGATCTGCGCCGCACTCAGAGAAGAGCAGTGCCATCCGGTCTATCTCTCGCCCTACGATGTCAAAAACTACTATGACGGTTTCTGCAACAACACCATCTGGCCGCTCTTCCACTACTTCAACCACCTGACCGAGTACGACAACCATCAGTGGAAGGTCTACAAAAAGGTGAACGAGGCATTCTGCGAGACGATCGTCGAGGTTGCGAACCCCGACGATACCATATGGGTGCACGACTACCACCTCATGCTCCTCCCGCAGATGCTCCGCGAACACCTGCCGAACGCAGAGATAGGATTCTTCCTCCATATCCCGTTTCCGTCGTACGAGATCTTCCGGCTCCTCCCGTGGAGGAAGGAGATCCTGGAAGGTCTCCTCGGCGCGGACCTCGTCGGGTTCCACACCTACGACTACATCCGCCACTTCCTCTCCAGCGTCCGTCGGATTCTCGGGTACGAGCATTCGCTCGGGGAGGTCGTCACCGGCAACCGGGTCGTCAGGGCCGATATGTTCCCGATGGGAATCGACTACCAGCAGTTCGCCGGTGCGGTCAGCGAACCCGCCGTGCAGGAGGAGATCGCACGCGCCCGGGGGCAGTATGGCGACCGGAAGATCATCCTCTCGTTCGACCGGCTGGACTACACGAAAGGCATCCCGCTGCGCCTGGAGGCATTCGATGCGTTCCTCGAGAAGAAACCCGAGTACCGGGGGAAGGTCTCGTTCATCCTCGTCGCAGTTCCCTCGCGGACAGCCATCGAGCATTACCAGGCGTTAAAGCAGCAGATCGACGAGCTGGTCGGGCGGATCAACGGGAAGTACGCAACGACCAACTGGGTGCCGGTACACTATTTCTACAACTACCTCCCGTTCGAAGCCCTCGTCGCAAACTACAAACTCGCCGACGTAGCCCTCGTCACCCCGATACGCGACGGGATGAACCTCATGGCCAAAGAGTTCGTGGCGACGAAGACCGACGGCCGGGGTGTCCTGATCCTCTCGGAGATGGCGGGAGCCGCCCCGGAACTCGGCGAAGCGGTCATCGTCAACCCGAACGACCGGGAGGCGGTGGTCGAGGCGATCGAGACCGCCCTCACCATGTCCGAGGAGGAGCAGACCGAACGGAACCGGATCATGCAGAAGCGGCTTCGCCGCTACGATGTCACCAACTGGGCCGGCGACTTCATCAACCGGCTGGACGACGCCTGTCTCCACCAGCAGACGCGCTCTGAGCAGCTCCTGACGGCGCAGATGCGCGAGCGGCTCCTCGCCGATTACGGAGCGGCAGGAAACCGCCTGATTTTGCTTGACTACGACGGCACACTGGTGCCCTTTGCGGCAAAACCCGAAAAAGCAGTCCCCGACAGAGCGGTTCGGGAAGAACTCGCCCGGCTCTCCGCGGTGCCGAAGAACGAGGTGGTCATCATCAGCGGCCGTGACCGACATACCCTCGAATCGTGGTTCGGGGCTACGGACGTAAACTTCATCGCCGAACACGGTGTCTGGATCAAGGAGCAGAATCGTGACTGGGTGATGCAGGAGTCGCTCTCGAACGAGTGGAAGGAAGAAGTCCTCCCGATCCTCGAGCTCTACGCAGACCGGACGCCCGGCGCGTTCGTCGAGGAGAAGGAGTACTCGCTTGTGTGGCACTACCGGAAGGCCGACCCGGTTCTCGCATCCCTGCGGGCAAAGGAGCTGAAAGACCATCTCCTCCACCTCACCTCGAACCTCAACATCGCCGTCATGGACGGGCACAAGATCATCGAGGCCAAAAGTGCCCTGATCAACAAAGGAAGGGCGGCGCACCACTGGATAAGCAAAAAACCCTGGGACTTCATTCTCGCTATCGGAGACGACCGGACGGACGAAGATCTCTTTGAAGCGCTTCCGGAGAGCGCCTACTCGATCAAGGTCGGACAGTCCGCGTCGAGAGCCCGGTTCAACCTCACCTCGCAGCGCGACGTGCTGCCGCTGCTGCGGAGCTGCACCGCCTGCGACGAGGCGCGGGCACAGGAAAAGAAACGGCCTGAAAAGCAGAAAGAGAAGGAAACTGTAAGGTCTACTCCCCTATAG
- a CDS encoding ABC transporter ATP-binding protein, with product MRNCSTYGGSGGQGQGAKVMVIIDVTNLTKTFDGKAVLGGISFRVEEGEVFGFLGPNGAGKTTTIRIILGLLAPTSGTARVWGSDLGREDALRRRVGVLLENNGLFARLSAHDNLRYYAGLYGVSNPGKRIRELLEYVDLAASADEPVGTFSTGMMRKLALARAIIHDPELLFLDEPTSGLDPEAQRLVRDLILELSREQNRTVFLNSHNLNEVQRVCTKVAILNAGRVRAYDSVEHLRASEKAPVYEITVADPATAERASSLVAALDGVRSSSVDGAVLTVSLDEAVGPRVLRELVLAGVDLAEARRVTRSLEDVYLGIVREEGAV from the coding sequence ATGCGAAACTGCAGTACGTACGGCGGTTCCGGCGGTCAGGGGCAGGGAGCGAAAGTCATGGTGATTATCGATGTTACGAATCTGACAAAGACGTTCGACGGCAAGGCGGTACTTGGCGGGATATCGTTCCGGGTCGAGGAGGGGGAAGTCTTCGGGTTCCTCGGCCCGAACGGTGCCGGCAAGACCACGACCATCAGGATCATCCTCGGACTCCTCGCGCCGACTTCCGGGACGGCGCGGGTCTGGGGCTCCGACCTCGGGAGGGAGGACGCTCTACGCCGGCGGGTCGGTGTTCTCCTCGAGAATAACGGTCTCTTTGCCCGGCTCTCGGCGCACGACAACCTGCGGTACTACGCCGGGCTGTACGGGGTTTCCAATCCTGGGAAGCGGATACGTGAGCTTCTCGAGTACGTCGATCTCGCCGCGTCCGCCGACGAGCCGGTCGGCACCTTCTCAACCGGAATGATGCGCAAGCTCGCCTTAGCGAGGGCGATCATCCACGACCCGGAGTTGCTCTTCCTGGACGAACCGACGTCGGGGCTCGATCCCGAGGCGCAGCGGCTTGTCCGCGATCTCATCCTCGAGCTGTCGCGGGAGCAGAACCGCACGGTCTTTTTAAATTCGCATAACCTCAACGAGGTGCAGCGGGTCTGCACCAAGGTCGCGATCCTCAATGCGGGCAGGGTTCGGGCATACGATTCCGTCGAGCACCTGCGGGCGTCGGAGAAAGCCCCGGTCTACGAGATCACGGTCGCCGACCCTGCGACGGCGGAACGGGCGTCCTCGCTCGTTGCAGCGCTCGACGGCGTCCGGTCGTCGTCCGTCGACGGCGCCGTCCTGACGGTATCGCTCGACGAAGCGGTCGGACCGCGGGTGCTCCGGGAGCTCGTGCTCGCCGGGGTGGATCTCGCGGAGGCGAGACGGGTGACCCGGTCGCTCGAGGACGTCTATCTCGGTATCGTCCGTGAAGAGGGAGCGGTATGA
- a CDS encoding TIGR01458 family HAD-type hydrolase, with amino-acid sequence MDIDGVLYVGDAPVAGARETLAFLEEREVPFRFVSNTTRRSRRSIAERLAGLGYRIPADLIVTSPVAAVARMRERGQRRCFLLTTGDVREDFEQEGIAVAEEDVDVVIVGDAGENFTYDRMNAAFRLLENGAELVALEKDRYWMGGDGLMLSAGPFVAGLEYAAGVRAEVMGKPSQAFFALALREMGVSPDGAAMIGDDIFTDVGGAQAAGLAGILVKTGKYREEVVRRSGVTPDLVIESLAALPEYL; translated from the coding sequence ATCGATATCGACGGGGTGCTCTACGTCGGCGACGCACCGGTCGCGGGGGCGCGGGAGACTCTTGCGTTCCTCGAAGAGCGGGAGGTGCCGTTCCGGTTCGTCTCGAACACCACCCGGCGCTCGCGCCGCTCCATCGCCGAGCGGCTCGCCGGGCTCGGCTACCGTATCCCGGCCGATCTGATCGTCACCTCGCCGGTGGCGGCCGTCGCCCGGATGCGCGAGAGGGGGCAGCGCCGCTGTTTCCTGCTCACCACCGGAGACGTCCGTGAAGACTTCGAGCAGGAGGGGATTGCCGTCGCCGAAGAGGATGTGGACGTCGTCATCGTCGGTGATGCGGGTGAAAACTTCACCTACGACCGGATGAACGCCGCGTTCCGCCTGCTTGAGAACGGTGCGGAGCTCGTGGCGCTCGAGAAAGACCGCTACTGGATGGGCGGCGACGGCCTGATGCTCTCCGCCGGCCCGTTCGTCGCGGGTCTCGAGTATGCCGCCGGGGTTCGTGCCGAGGTGATGGGAAAACCTTCACAGGCGTTCTTCGCCCTCGCCCTCCGCGAGATGGGGGTCTCCCCGGACGGTGCGGCGATGATCGGCGACGACATCTTCACCGACGTCGGCGGTGCGCAGGCGGCAGGACTTGCCGGCATCCTCGTGAAGACCGGCAAGTATCGTGAAGAGGTCGTCAGGCGGTCGGGCGTCACCCCCGATCTCGTCATCGAATCGCTGGCCGCCCTCCCGGAGTATCTCTGA
- the twy1 gene encoding 4-demethylwyosine synthase TYW1 yields the protein MQSEACNALRKQGYQFFNPRSSAAVKPCLWNKRTLKGGEMCYKAQFYGIESHRCVQMTPTLRCNQRCLFCWRSFEHEVTEEEECPPAEIRENLWRLQKKALSGYKVSQYVTGERFREALAPTMVAISLSGEPTCYSPLPELIDGLNEDGYTTFLVSNGTRPDVLARCRPYQLYVSLDAPDRETYLRLCRPREDYWDEIGESLALLAARRSAIRVTVVRGLNDFAPEQYAARIQDSGATFVEVKGYMHLGYSRHRLKRDHMPAHDQVRAFAERVAEHCDYRIKDESPISRVVCLERIA from the coding sequence ATGCAATCCGAAGCATGTAATGCCCTGCGAAAGCAGGGATACCAGTTTTTCAATCCCCGTTCGTCCGCCGCCGTCAAACCGTGCCTGTGGAACAAGCGCACCCTCAAGGGCGGGGAGATGTGCTATAAAGCGCAGTTCTACGGGATCGAGAGCCACCGCTGCGTCCAGATGACCCCGACGCTCCGGTGCAACCAGCGCTGCCTCTTCTGCTGGCGGTCGTTCGAGCACGAGGTGACGGAAGAGGAGGAGTGCCCGCCTGCCGAGATCCGTGAAAACCTCTGGCGGCTCCAGAAGAAAGCCCTCTCCGGGTACAAGGTCTCGCAGTACGTCACCGGTGAGCGTTTCCGCGAGGCGCTGGCGCCGACGATGGTCGCGATCTCCCTCTCGGGCGAACCGACCTGCTACTCCCCCCTCCCGGAGCTGATCGACGGCCTGAACGAGGATGGGTATACGACCTTCCTCGTCAGCAACGGCACCCGGCCGGATGTGCTTGCGCGGTGCCGACCCTACCAGCTCTACGTCTCCCTGGACGCGCCCGACCGGGAGACCTACCTCCGCCTCTGCCGGCCGCGGGAAGATTACTGGGACGAGATCGGCGAGAGCCTCGCCCTCCTCGCCGCCCGCAGGTCGGCCATCCGGGTGACGGTGGTGCGGGGCCTGAACGACTTCGCTCCCGAACAGTATGCCGCCCGGATCCAGGATTCGGGCGCGACGTTTGTGGAAGTAAAGGGTTATATGCATTTGGGATACAGTAGACACCGTCTGAAGCGTGATCATATGCCGGCGCACGATCAGGTGCGGGCGTTTGCCGAGCGGGTCGCCGAGCACTGTGATTACCGGATCAAGGACGAAAGCCCGATCAGCCGGGTCGTCTGCCTGGAGCGGATAGCATGA
- a CDS encoding NTPase has product MIRNLLITGMPGTGKTTLVRRIADGLAGYRAVGFYTQELREAGRRVGFELVSLDGRRRVLAHTEIETPFRVGRYGVDVAGFEEFLASVPFTAGEADIIVIDEIGKMEWFSHRFREIVREALDTATPCLATIALKGGREIEALRLRRDVRVVEVTRTNRDSLPPVLEEDLRRMVAAPPGSG; this is encoded by the coding sequence ATGATACGAAACCTCCTGATCACCGGGATGCCCGGCACGGGCAAGACAACGCTCGTCCGGCGGATTGCCGACGGCCTCGCCGGGTACCGGGCGGTCGGGTTTTATACGCAGGAGCTCCGGGAGGCGGGACGGCGAGTCGGGTTCGAGCTCGTCAGCCTCGACGGCAGGCGGCGGGTGCTCGCCCACACGGAAATCGAGACCCCCTTCCGGGTGGGGAGGTACGGCGTCGACGTTGCGGGGTTTGAAGAGTTCCTCGCGTCCGTCCCCTTCACCGCCGGAGAGGCGGATATCATCGTCATCGACGAGATCGGGAAGATGGAGTGGTTCTCGCATAGATTCCGGGAGATCGTCCGGGAGGCTCTCGATACCGCAACACCGTGCCTCGCGACGATCGCCCTGAAGGGCGGGAGAGAGATCGAGGCTCTCCGGCTTCGCCGGGACGTGCGGGTAGTCGAGGTGACCCGCACGAACCGGGATAGCCTCCCCCCCGTGCTCGAGGAAGACCTGCGGCGAATGGTTGCGGCACCGCCCGGGAGCGGATAA
- the sepS gene encoding O-phosphoserine--tRNA ligase, producing the protein MRFDVEEYRKRAKEDFERAWHEGPEVLTPPGASGRYPHLAYTRAKPHPIYEIVQKLRSTYLSMGFDEAINPLIVEESDIYRQFGPEAMAVLDRVFYLGGLPRPNVGIARKQLDQIEALLGHAISTETEDSLRETLHGYKKGTIDGDELTHELAVVLAADDATVVHIMDEVFPEFRELAPESSRSTLRSHMTSGWFLSLGSLWEKSPLPIRLFSIDRCFRREQEEGPTRLMTYHSASCVVAGEDVTIEEGKAVSEALLSAFGFTDFKFTPDEKRSKYYMPDSQTEVYARHPVLDWVEVATFGMYSPSALAEYGIGVPVMNLGLGVERLAMIAYRSNDVRQLTYPQFFPQALSDRQIARAVRLREEPASAFGKRLAAAIRDTAAANAAEPGPCEFSAWKGEVAGRQVEVFVEETESGTKLCGPACFNEVFVHNGAVLGVPDVEKWAQVRSEGVSTGITYLDAVAALAAVRIEEAACCGEGTKVQAKMAKLPSDINLRIDEYAMRYITDNNKKVDVRGPVFLSVRSAIGE; encoded by the coding sequence ATGAGATTTGACGTGGAAGAGTACCGGAAACGAGCGAAAGAAGATTTTGAACGAGCATGGCACGAAGGGCCTGAGGTCTTAACGCCGCCGGGTGCCTCGGGGCGGTATCCGCACCTTGCATACACCCGTGCAAAACCCCACCCGATCTACGAGATCGTGCAGAAACTGCGGTCGACGTACCTCTCGATGGGTTTTGACGAGGCAATCAACCCTCTCATCGTTGAAGAGTCGGATATTTACCGGCAGTTCGGGCCGGAAGCGATGGCCGTCCTCGACCGCGTCTTCTACCTCGGCGGTCTGCCCCGGCCGAACGTCGGGATTGCGCGCAAGCAGCTCGACCAGATCGAGGCGCTCCTCGGACACGCGATCTCCACGGAGACTGAGGATTCGCTCCGCGAGACGCTCCACGGTTACAAGAAGGGGACGATCGACGGCGACGAGCTGACGCACGAGCTCGCGGTGGTGCTCGCCGCCGACGACGCTACCGTCGTACACATCATGGACGAGGTCTTCCCGGAGTTCCGCGAGCTTGCGCCGGAGTCTTCGCGGAGCACGCTCCGGAGCCATATGACGAGCGGGTGGTTCCTCTCGCTCGGGTCGCTCTGGGAAAAAAGCCCGCTTCCCATCCGCCTCTTCTCGATCGACCGGTGTTTCCGCCGCGAGCAGGAGGAAGGCCCGACCCGCCTGATGACCTACCACTCCGCCTCCTGCGTGGTCGCCGGGGAGGACGTGACGATCGAGGAGGGGAAAGCCGTCTCGGAAGCGCTCCTTTCGGCGTTCGGGTTCACCGACTTTAAGTTCACGCCGGACGAGAAACGGTCGAAGTACTACATGCCCGACTCCCAGACCGAGGTCTACGCCCGCCACCCGGTGCTTGACTGGGTGGAGGTCGCCACCTTCGGGATGTACTCCCCGTCCGCGCTCGCCGAGTACGGTATCGGCGTGCCGGTGATGAACCTCGGTCTCGGGGTCGAACGCCTCGCCATGATCGCCTACCGGTCAAACGACGTCCGGCAGCTGACCTACCCGCAGTTCTTCCCGCAGGCGCTCTCCGACCGGCAGATCGCGAGGGCAGTCCGGCTCCGTGAAGAGCCGGCCTCGGCGTTTGGAAAACGGCTTGCTGCCGCCATTCGCGATACGGCGGCGGCGAACGCAGCTGAACCAGGACCCTGCGAGTTCTCCGCCTGGAAAGGCGAGGTCGCCGGCCGGCAGGTCGAGGTCTTCGTCGAGGAGACCGAGTCCGGGACGAAACTCTGCGGGCCTGCCTGCTTCAACGAGGTCTTCGTGCATAACGGTGCGGTGCTCGGCGTTCCCGACGTCGAGAAGTGGGCGCAGGTGAGAAGCGAAGGGGTCTCCACCGGTATCACCTACCTCGACGCCGTTGCTGCTCTCGCCGCCGTCCGGATCGAAGAGGCTGCATGCTGCGGCGAGGGAACGAAGGTGCAGGCGAAGATGGCGAAACTCCCGAGCGACATCAACCTCCGGATCGACGAGTACGCCATGCGCTACATCACGGATAACAACAAAAAAGTGGATGTGAGGGGTCCGGTCTTCCTCTCCGTCCGCTCGGCTATAGGGGAGTAG
- a CDS encoding ribonuclease H-like domain-containing protein: MISIPMAGFFSRPDGTSVSDYDRARRLKHRLLERYRDIPLETVFCGREEATPAGACYVVESSETLAMEGADRERARATILADLTLVRGIGERTAARLRQQGYRTVTDLTRHPRYGSDAGLLLRQVSSGTTADLMQSIGRRHQVSHPLVLKTSRFHDPGDFVFLDIETLGLFSRPVILAGVALVSGSAITVRQYLLRDIDEEAAALSATVGHLAAKNACLVTFNGKAFDLPYVQDRLAHHGIAADLGVPHFDALHFSRRCWKKQVGSCRLTALERAVFGIERSDDVPSALVPEFYETYLRTGNAGPLVPVVEHNRQDLISLARLFIHLREEWDGSSGTCHGTAALPDR; encoded by the coding sequence GTGATCTCCATACCGATGGCCGGATTCTTCAGCCGCCCCGACGGCACGAGCGTCTCCGACTACGACCGCGCCCGGCGGCTGAAGCACCGGCTCCTCGAGCGGTACCGTGATATCCCGCTCGAGACCGTCTTCTGCGGCAGGGAGGAGGCGACCCCTGCCGGTGCCTGCTACGTCGTCGAGTCGTCGGAGACGCTCGCGATGGAGGGAGCAGACCGTGAACGGGCACGGGCGACGATACTCGCCGACCTGACGCTCGTTCGCGGGATCGGGGAGCGGACAGCGGCACGGCTCCGGCAGCAGGGGTACCGCACGGTCACCGACCTCACCCGGCACCCGAGGTATGGAAGCGACGCCGGCCTGCTGCTCCGGCAGGTCTCATCCGGAACGACCGCCGACCTCATGCAGTCCATAGGGAGGCGCCACCAGGTCTCCCACCCGCTGGTGCTCAAGACGAGCCGGTTCCACGATCCCGGGGACTTCGTCTTCCTCGATATCGAGACGCTCGGGCTCTTCTCCCGGCCGGTCATCCTCGCCGGCGTTGCTCTGGTCAGCGGTTCTGCGATCACCGTCCGCCAGTACCTGCTCCGCGATATCGACGAGGAGGCGGCGGCACTCTCTGCGACGGTCGGGCACCTCGCTGCGAAGAACGCCTGCCTCGTCACCTTCAACGGCAAGGCCTTCGATCTCCCGTACGTGCAAGACCGGCTCGCCCACCACGGCATCGCCGCGGACCTCGGCGTCCCGCACTTCGACGCCCTCCATTTCTCGCGGCGGTGCTGGAAGAAGCAGGTCGGGAGCTGCCGCCTGACCGCGCTCGAGCGGGCGGTCTTCGGGATCGAGCGGAGCGACGACGTTCCGAGCGCTCTGGTGCCGGAGTTCTACGAAACCTACCTCCGGACCGGGAACGCCGGGCCGCTCGTGCCGGTGGTGGAGCACAACCGGCAGGATCTGATCTCGCTCGCCCGTCTCTTCATCCACCTCCGGGAGGAGTGGGACGGCAGCAGCGGAACGTGCCACGGCACCGCGGCGCTGCCCGACCGATAG
- a CDS encoding helix-turn-helix transcriptional regulator — protein MQTRIKEFRAKLGLTQEDLAKRAGVRRETIVFLEKGKYNPSLKLAYRVAHELGTTIDDLFIFEESDLE, from the coding sequence ATGCAGACCCGGATCAAGGAGTTCCGGGCGAAGCTCGGGCTCACCCAGGAAGACCTCGCGAAACGTGCCGGTGTCCGGCGGGAGACGATCGTCTTTCTCGAGAAGGGGAAGTACAACCCCTCGCTCAAACTCGCCTACCGGGTCGCCCACGAACTTGGGACGACGATCGACGACCTCTTCATATTCGAGGAGAGCGACCTTGAGTGA
- a CDS encoding archaemetzincin family Zn-dependent metalloprotease, translating to MRIVLVPMDELEPGVLPELREGLRRVFRQEVTIGERVDLPGSAKNDTRGQYEAGTVLGALLDAGGGYDRVLGITAADLYVPGLNFVFGVARERNAVISFHRLRQSFYHLPEDREVFSRRVLVEAVHELGHTFGLSHCGDPACVMYFSQTIADTDRKGPAFCPACHPELRGGGGRR from the coding sequence ATGCGTATCGTTCTGGTGCCGATGGACGAACTCGAGCCCGGTGTTCTCCCGGAGCTCCGCGAGGGGCTTCGACGGGTCTTCAGGCAGGAGGTGACGATCGGCGAGCGGGTAGACCTTCCCGGCAGTGCGAAGAACGATACCCGCGGGCAGTACGAGGCGGGAACGGTGCTCGGAGCACTCCTGGACGCGGGGGGCGGCTACGACCGGGTGCTCGGGATCACCGCAGCGGATCTGTACGTCCCCGGACTGAACTTCGTCTTCGGCGTTGCCAGAGAGAGAAACGCGGTGATATCGTTCCACCGGCTCCGCCAGTCCTTCTACCATCTCCCGGAAGACCGCGAGGTCTTCTCCCGCAGGGTGCTCGTCGAGGCGGTGCACGAACTCGGGCATACCTTCGGCCTCTCCCACTGCGGCGACCCTGCCTGCGTGATGTACTTCTCGCAGACCATCGCCGATACCGATAGGAAAGGCCCTGCATTCTGTCCGGCATGCCACCCGGAGCTCCGGGGCGGCGGAGGGCGGCGATGA
- a CDS encoding type 1 glutamine amidotransferase, which translates to MIILEGTAVITIFQHGETEPAGFLEQVLSERDCEYRIVRLYEGEVIPPVGTSPLIFLGGRMSVNDEREYPFLKGEKELIRRSIRAGAPVLGICLGAQLIASAFGQRVAPGIPERGWCGVDIIRNDLLPDCPDRLKVFHWHGETFDLPDGAELLAWGSEVPNQLYTLKTALGVQFHIEATPEIIETWTETLDENERERIRAGTPRYLDGSERFCREIVSLFLQGGA; encoded by the coding sequence GTGATAATTCTCGAGGGAACAGCAGTGATCACAATCTTCCAGCACGGGGAGACGGAACCCGCAGGCTTCCTGGAACAGGTCCTCTCCGAACGGGATTGCGAGTACCGGATCGTCCGCCTCTACGAAGGTGAGGTGATACCGCCTGTCGGCACGTCCCCCCTGATATTTCTCGGCGGGCGGATGAGCGTCAACGACGAGCGGGAGTACCCGTTCCTCAAAGGGGAGAAAGAACTGATCCGGCGGAGTATCCGGGCAGGAGCCCCTGTGCTCGGGATCTGCCTCGGCGCCCAGCTGATCGCGAGTGCGTTCGGGCAGCGGGTCGCTCCCGGAATACCCGAGCGGGGCTGGTGCGGCGTCGATATCATCAGAAACGATCTGCTGCCCGATTGTCCCGATCGCCTGAAGGTCTTTCACTGGCACGGCGAGACCTTCGATCTCCCCGACGGCGCCGAGCTGCTTGCCTGGGGAAGCGAGGTGCCGAACCAGCTCTACACGCTGAAGACCGCACTCGGCGTCCAGTTCCATATCGAGGCGACGCCGGAGATCATCGAGACCTGGACGGAAACGCTCGATGAGAACGAGCGCGAGCGGATCCGTGCCGGGACACCCCGGTACCTCGACGGGAGCGAACGATTCTGCAGGGAGATCGTCTCTCTCTTCCTGCAGGGAGGTGCGTGA